From Ruminococcaceae bacterium KH2T8, the proteins below share one genomic window:
- a CDS encoding monosaccharide ABC transporter membrane protein, CUT2 family: MSTNTKVEVPKLKKMLDRTTMTDTKVLLFITIAVFIVMYASAVIFLGKGFSKPQTFFNILNENAALIILSCGMSLVMITGGIDISVGQVTALVCMSCAVHLDYHNGNVFTALLIALGIGLAFGLIQGFLIAYLKIQPFIVTLAGMFFAKGMTTIVNATQFNVENEQFQALKGTRITVPGMGSVNKTGTYVPAYVEIGVIVALLVVIFLFVLLRWTKVGRSFYAVGGNNQSANMLGINVTLTKFLAHLMCGLLAGIGGFVYFMHVGSGSPSHAAGAEMNAIASSIIGGTMLTGGVGDIIGTLFGVLALSTIKNIVSSLGLDEAWWTNITIAAMLCIFLLIQSVVLAKKNKKK, encoded by the coding sequence ATGTCTACTAATACAAAGGTCGAGGTCCCTAAGCTCAAGAAGATGCTCGACAGGACGACCATGACGGATACGAAGGTCCTCCTCTTCATAACCATCGCGGTATTTATCGTGATGTACGCAAGTGCCGTGATATTCCTCGGCAAAGGTTTCTCGAAGCCTCAGACGTTCTTTAATATCCTGAACGAGAATGCGGCGCTCATAATCCTCTCATGCGGCATGTCTCTTGTCATGATCACGGGCGGTATCGATATCTCGGTAGGCCAGGTAACGGCTCTCGTATGTATGTCCTGTGCCGTACACCTTGATTACCATAACGGAAATGTATTTACGGCTCTCCTGATCGCGCTGGGCATCGGACTTGCGTTCGGTCTCATCCAGGGATTCCTGATCGCTTACCTCAAGATCCAGCCGTTCATAGTAACGCTCGCGGGAATGTTCTTTGCCAAAGGCATGACTACCATAGTAAATGCGACGCAGTTCAATGTCGAAAACGAGCAGTTCCAGGCTCTCAAAGGAACAAGGATCACGGTACCCGGAATGGGCTCTGTAAATAAGACCGGCACATATGTCCCCGCGTATGTCGAGATCGGTGTCATCGTAGCGCTCCTCGTAGTCATCTTCCTCTTCGTGCTCCTTCGCTGGACAAAGGTCGGAAGAAGCTTCTACGCAGTAGGCGGTAACAACCAGAGCGCCAACATGCTCGGTATCAACGTTACTCTTACGAAGTTCCTCGCGCACCTCATGTGCGGACTCCTTGCAGGTATCGGCGGATTCGTATACTTCATGCACGTAGGCTCCGGATCCCCTTCACATGCGGCAGGCGCAGAGATGAACGCCATCGCATCTTCGATCATCGGAGGCACGATGCTCACGGGCGGTGTCGGCGACATCATCGGAACTCTCTTCGGAGTACTGGCTCTTAGCACCATCAAGAATATCGTTTCTTCATTGGGACTCGACGAGGCATGGTGGACAAATATCACGATCGCCGCAATGCTCTGTATCTTCCTTCTTATCCAGAGTGTAGTCCTCGCCAAGAAGAACAAGAAAAAGTAA
- a CDS encoding monosaccharide ABC transporter ATP-binding protein, CUT2 family has protein sequence MEKNSVLEMRGICKYFPGVRALEQVDFTLREGEIHALMGENGAGKSTLIKVLTGVYHKDAGEVYIKGSDKPVIIRSPQDAQNIGISTVYQEITLCPNLTVAENMYIGRTKGQFTDWKKMNAEAGKLLEDLGIPAVPRQQLGSCSIAVQQMIAIARAVDMNCKVLILDEPTSSLDEQEVVKLFKLMLDLKKKGVGIIFVTHFLEQVYEVCDRITVLRDGKLVGEYIIEDLPRVQLVSKMLGKDFDDMADIKSESDTEKIDYSSTPVYEAKQLAGTTGIKPFDFSIRKGEVNGFTGLLGSGRSECVRAIFGADKVTGGEVLIDGKPVKINKPLDAMKHGISYLPEDRKRDGIVGDLSVRDNIILALQVMKGFFKPISRAQAEAFADEYIKLLNIKTASSETPIKSLSGGNQQKVILARWLLANPSYLILDEPTRGIDIGTKVEIQKLVLKLAGEGKSVTFISSEIDEMIRTCSRLVVLRDGKVVGELKGDELTQNKIMATIAGGES, from the coding sequence ATGGAAAAGAACTCTGTTTTGGAAATGCGCGGGATATGCAAATACTTCCCCGGCGTTCGCGCGCTCGAGCAGGTTGACTTCACATTGAGAGAAGGCGAGATCCATGCTCTCATGGGTGAGAACGGGGCAGGAAAATCTACACTCATAAAGGTACTTACCGGTGTTTACCACAAGGATGCCGGCGAAGTCTACATAAAGGGCAGCGACAAGCCCGTCATTATAAGATCTCCCCAGGATGCCCAGAACATAGGCATCAGTACCGTATATCAGGAGATCACGCTCTGCCCGAATCTTACGGTAGCCGAGAATATGTATATCGGCAGGACTAAGGGACAGTTTACGGATTGGAAAAAGATGAACGCGGAGGCCGGAAAGCTCTTAGAGGACCTCGGTATCCCCGCAGTTCCCCGCCAGCAGCTCGGCAGCTGCTCAATAGCAGTACAGCAGATGATCGCGATAGCGCGTGCGGTCGACATGAACTGTAAGGTACTGATCCTCGATGAGCCCACTTCCTCTCTCGATGAGCAGGAGGTAGTAAAGCTCTTTAAGCTGATGCTGGACCTCAAGAAAAAAGGCGTAGGCATCATCTTCGTTACCCACTTCCTCGAGCAGGTATACGAAGTCTGCGACCGCATTACCGTTCTTCGCGACGGCAAGCTGGTCGGTGAATATATAATAGAAGACCTTCCTCGCGTTCAGCTCGTATCAAAGATGCTCGGCAAGGATTTTGACGATATGGCCGACATCAAGAGCGAGTCCGACACGGAAAAGATAGATTACAGTTCGACCCCCGTATATGAGGCAAAGCAGCTCGCGGGAACGACAGGCATCAAGCCCTTCGATTTCTCTATACGAAAGGGAGAGGTCAACGGCTTTACGGGACTTTTGGGATCCGGCCGAAGCGAGTGCGTACGTGCGATCTTCGGTGCCGATAAGGTCACGGGCGGCGAAGTCCTTATAGACGGCAAGCCCGTTAAGATCAATAAGCCCCTCGATGCCATGAAGCACGGTATCAGCTACCTGCCCGAGGACCGAAAGAGAGACGGTATCGTAGGCGACCTCTCGGTAAGAGATAACATCATCCTGGCGCTTCAGGTCATGAAGGGATTCTTTAAGCCGATATCAAGAGCGCAGGCGGAGGCTTTCGCTGACGAATACATTAAGCTTCTGAACATCAAGACGGCTTCGTCCGAGACTCCGATCAAGTCGCTTTCGGGCGGTAACCAGCAGAAGGTTATCCTCGCCAGATGGCTCCTCGCGAACCCTTCGTATCTGATCCTCGACGAGCCCACGAGAGGTATCGACATCGGAACAAAGGTCGAGATCCAAAAGCTCGTCCTTAAGCTCGCAGGAGAAGGAAAGAGCGTGACCTTCATCTCATCCGAGATCGACGAGATGATCCGTACATGCTCAAGGCTCGTAGTCCTTCGTGACGGCAAGGTCGTCGGAGAGCTCAAGGGCGACGAGCTCACACAAAATAAGATAATGGCAACAATCGCAGGAGGTGAATCCTGA
- a CDS encoding diguanylate cyclase (GGDEF) domain-containing protein gives MQLRLLFPAIFSLLILGLMLCAADARRHYKVLGRAVAWLDIACIPPILGNLIIIASNIRMVSLVGYYIYFIGMDFFMYELFCFTCDYCRGASNLKKAAKWIRYLFLVDTIQIILNPLTKHTFSIEPVVLENMKYYRMVPHLGQQFHRIVDYGVFFALMIVFIVTTIRTSKIYRERYSIVLITMGIVGALETYYIFARVPIDRSMIGFGLFGILIYYICIHYRPLGFLDRILSGIVSNGSEAIFIFTAGGRCVWTNKEGCYLVGVQENNCENAPELLEYLFDTKLHKGNWNEQFITGGGDSIKYYELENRDVINESKQYIGYYLKVRDVTKEQLKLKREMYEATHDRLTGLYTKEYLFKMISDVLASRPLTDYLVLFLNIKNFKIVNDIFGTEFGDQVLKHVATYLKNKLPDKCIYGRLAGDNFGILVPKNSFPAERVEEVLSHFTMKNEQTDFPITVQIGVYEVTNDTSDPAEMFAGARLALSTLSDEYTKHIAYYDEKIRQEILWNQEISAQLLDAIEARDIRPYLQPIADRDGNIVGAEALVRWIHKEHGFLAPYRFIPCFEKNGMIAEIDKYMWQCACEILASWQKKGWDLFVSVNISPKDFYFMDVPTYINGLVRDHGIDPRKFRVEITETVMMSDTDKMIGIMQEFREAGFIVEMDDFGSGYSSLNMLKDMPIDVLKIDMKFLGSSDNEKKADTIVKNVINLSLELGMTTLTEGVETQLQYNGLSNMGCKLFQGYYFSKPIPVEDFEKLVIERQSIRPA, from the coding sequence ATGCAGTTAAGACTACTATTCCCGGCTATATTTTCGCTACTGATACTTGGTCTGATGCTCTGTGCGGCTGATGCGAGGCGTCATTACAAGGTATTGGGCAGAGCGGTAGCTTGGCTCGATATCGCCTGCATACCCCCTATCCTCGGTAATCTCATCATCATCGCATCCAATATCAGGATGGTATCCCTTGTCGGCTACTATATCTATTTCATCGGCATGGATTTCTTCATGTATGAGCTCTTCTGCTTTACATGCGACTACTGCCGCGGTGCGTCGAATCTCAAGAAAGCGGCCAAATGGATCAGGTACCTGTTCCTGGTCGACACTATCCAGATAATACTTAATCCCCTGACAAAGCATACTTTCAGCATCGAGCCGGTGGTGCTCGAGAATATGAAGTACTACCGCATGGTGCCGCACCTCGGGCAGCAGTTCCACAGGATTGTCGACTACGGCGTATTCTTTGCCCTGATGATCGTCTTTATCGTTACGACCATCCGTACTTCCAAGATCTACAGAGAGCGTTATTCCATCGTCCTCATAACGATGGGCATCGTAGGCGCGCTCGAGACTTACTATATCTTCGCGAGAGTCCCGATCGACCGCTCCATGATAGGCTTCGGTCTCTTCGGTATTCTGATCTACTATATCTGCATACACTATAGGCCGTTAGGGTTCCTTGACCGAATACTTTCGGGCATCGTCTCAAACGGCTCCGAGGCCATCTTTATCTTCACGGCGGGCGGCAGATGCGTCTGGACTAATAAGGAGGGCTGCTACCTCGTAGGCGTACAGGAGAATAACTGTGAGAATGCGCCCGAGCTCCTCGAGTACCTCTTTGATACCAAGCTTCATAAGGGCAACTGGAACGAGCAGTTCATCACGGGCGGCGGCGACAGCATCAAGTACTACGAACTCGAGAACCGCGACGTAATCAACGAGAGCAAGCAGTATATCGGCTATTATCTGAAGGTCCGTGACGTTACCAAGGAGCAGCTCAAGCTAAAGCGCGAGATGTACGAGGCGACACACGACAGGCTGACGGGACTTTATACGAAGGAATATCTTTTCAAGATGATCTCCGACGTCCTGGCATCCCGTCCGCTTACCGATTATCTGGTACTGTTCCTGAACATCAAGAACTTCAAGATCGTAAACGATATCTTCGGTACGGAATTCGGCGATCAGGTCCTGAAGCACGTGGCAACTTATCTCAAGAACAAGCTCCCCGATAAGTGCATCTACGGCAGGCTCGCAGGCGATAATTTCGGTATCCTGGTCCCGAAGAACAGCTTCCCGGCAGAGAGAGTCGAAGAGGTGCTTTCGCACTTTACGATGAAGAACGAGCAGACCGACTTCCCGATCACGGTCCAGATCGGCGTCTACGAAGTTACTAATGACACATCCGACCCCGCCGAGATGTTCGCAGGTGCACGCCTCGCGCTCTCTACTTTGAGCGACGAATATACAAAGCATATCGCCTACTACGATGAGAAGATCAGGCAGGAGATCCTGTGGAACCAGGAGATATCCGCACAGCTCCTCGATGCGATCGAGGCACGTGACATAAGGCCGTATCTGCAGCCGATCGCGGACAGGGACGGCAACATCGTCGGAGCAGAGGCACTCGTACGCTGGATCCACAAGGAGCACGGCTTCCTCGCTCCCTACAGGTTCATTCCCTGCTTTGAGAAGAACGGCATGATAGCCGAGATCGATAAGTATATGTGGCAGTGCGCATGCGAAATCCTCGCGAGCTGGCAGAAGAAGGGCTGGGACCTCTTCGTATCCGTAAACATCTCCCCGAAGGACTTCTACTTCATGGACGTTCCGACGTATATCAATGGACTTGTCAGGGATCACGGCATCGATCCACGAAAGTTCAGGGTCGAGATCACCGAGACCGTCATGATGAGCGACACCGACAAGATGATCGGCATTATGCAGGAATTCCGCGAGGCGGGATTCATAGTCGAGATGGACGACTTCGGCAGCGGCTACTCCTCCCTTAATATGCTCAAGGATATGCCTATCGACGTCCTCAAGATCGACATGAAGTTCCTCGGCAGTTCCGATAATGAGAAGAAGGCCGACACGATCGTAAAGAACGTCATTAACCTTTCTCTCGAGCTCGGCATGACGACACTTACAGAAGGCGTTGAGACTCAGCTCCAGTACAACGGTCTGTCCAATATGGGCTGTAAGCTCTTCCAGGGATACTATTTCTCCAAGCCGATCCCCGTGGAGGATTTCGAGAAGCTCGTTATCGAGAGGCAAAGCATCAGACCTGCCTGA
- a CDS encoding monosaccharide ABC transporter membrane protein, CUT2 family, whose translation MASNSIKTKGSAGGFLKSIVRKQIFIPIAALLILVIFNLIADPTFFQITLQPNSEGYNVLSGNIISIIDRASELVILAIGMTLVTSASGGQDISVGATIAIAGSVVLRVLCGTNTRPTELQAPIIVAFLVCCIVSMLFGAFNGTLVAYFKIQPMVATLIMFTAGRSIAAWINNNELPVISDPTFAYYGNFIPGIPIPTPVFITVICLIVIALALKFTNLRLYSQAVGINPNSSRLNGINPQMIKFITFVILGLCVAVAGFIKVSRLSTINYSVVAKDIEMDAILAVALGGNALGGGKFNMTASVIGAYVIQFLTTTLYKYDVDSAAISAYKAVVVIILVVLSAPIVREKMADLKKKYFPAKAVSKEAA comes from the coding sequence ATGGCTTCCAACAGCATAAAGACAAAAGGATCTGCCGGCGGCTTTCTAAAGTCGATCGTACGAAAGCAGATCTTCATCCCGATCGCGGCTCTACTGATACTCGTGATCTTTAATCTGATCGCGGATCCTACGTTCTTCCAGATCACGCTGCAGCCTAACAGCGAAGGCTATAACGTCCTTTCGGGTAACATAATCTCGATCATCGACAGAGCTTCCGAGCTCGTTATCCTCGCCATAGGCATGACGCTCGTAACTTCCGCATCGGGCGGACAGGATATCTCGGTCGGTGCGACTATCGCCATCGCGGGCTCCGTGGTCCTCAGGGTGCTTTGCGGAACCAACACGAGACCTACTGAGCTTCAGGCTCCGATCATCGTGGCATTCCTTGTCTGCTGCATCGTATCGATGCTCTTTGGCGCATTTAACGGTACGCTCGTCGCGTACTTCAAGATACAGCCGATGGTAGCAACGCTCATCATGTTCACGGCAGGAAGATCGATCGCCGCATGGATCAACAATAACGAGCTCCCCGTAATCAGCGATCCTACTTTCGCATACTACGGTAACTTCATCCCGGGTATCCCGATCCCCACACCTGTCTTCATCACGGTGATCTGCCTTATCGTCATCGCGCTCGCCCTGAAATTTACGAACTTGAGACTCTACTCACAGGCTGTAGGTATCAACCCCAACTCTTCAAGACTTAACGGTATCAATCCCCAGATGATCAAGTTCATCACTTTCGTTATCCTGGGCCTTTGCGTAGCCGTTGCAGGCTTTATAAAGGTAAGCCGCCTGAGCACCATCAACTACTCCGTAGTCGCAAAGGATATCGAGATGGATGCGATCCTCGCGGTAGCACTCGGAGGCAATGCATTAGGCGGCGGTAAGTTCAACATGACAGCTTCCGTTATCGGTGCATATGTTATCCAGTTCCTGACGACAACACTTTATAAGTACGATGTCGATTCTGCTGCCATCTCCGCATACAAGGCAGTAGTAGTAATAATCCTCGTAGTATTAAGTGCTCCGATCGTGCGTGAGAAGATGGCGGATCTTAAGAAGAAGTACTTCCCCGCAAAAGCAGTAAGTAAGGAGGCGGCCTGA
- a CDS encoding Acetyltransferase (GNAT) family protein → MMNYPYEIKETDKSCFPLYDQVSMNVDVRSEYRVSMIDGGLGGLQFEEVPVTPYVKDLSVYEEAVKYEEMFDISTWRFFMAFDGEKPIGAMTIAGTTEGMNMLGGRKDACVLWDIRVADGYKHKGIGQRLLNQGIAAAREDGYKVMIIECQNNNVPACKFYRKQGAILTKVDTKAYASEPEVADEVQFVWELGL, encoded by the coding sequence ATGATGAACTACCCATACGAGATAAAGGAAACGGATAAGAGCTGTTTCCCCCTATATGATCAGGTCTCCATGAATGTAGATGTGAGATCCGAATACCGCGTCAGCATGATCGACGGCGGTCTTGGCGGCCTGCAGTTCGAGGAAGTGCCCGTCACGCCGTATGTGAAGGATCTGAGCGTATACGAAGAGGCCGTAAAGTACGAGGAGATGTTCGATATTTCTACCTGGCGCTTCTTCATGGCTTTTGACGGCGAAAAGCCCATAGGTGCCATGACGATAGCAGGTACCACGGAAGGCATGAACATGCTCGGAGGCCGAAAAGATGCCTGCGTACTGTGGGACATCCGAGTTGCCGACGGCTATAAGCATAAGGGCATCGGCCAAAGACTCCTCAATCAGGGAATAGCGGCAGCGCGCGAAGACGGCTACAAAGTCATGATAATAGAGTGCCAGAACAACAACGTCCCGGCCTGCAAGTTCTACCGAAAGCAAGGCGCCATCCTGACCAAAGTCGACACGAAAGCATACGCCTCAGAGCCCGAGGTCGCGGATGAGGTGCAGTTCGTTTGGGAGCTGGGACTGTAA